In one Acetobacter sp. genomic region, the following are encoded:
- a CDS encoding type II secretion system F family protein: MLLFSISYIIVVFICFFDIRNIIFFKKRKLLRLEGVYKNVNYIEKENIKNKSIVSSSLYKLSFLLSKLKIFNVYGNSEEKKYIDIFGMDYSYFLSIKICSSLFFIFVSILFSLLFGFSFFYYIFICIFFCFVGFKFPNFVFNQKRKLHLSRVEMGMADALDLFLVCAEAGLAMESAMECVAVEMILLNKDVAEEFKITIDEMRINSDRVKVIEDLGKRTGLIVMKRLSGALIQTFETGSSLVSVLRVLVSEIREDSLIRFEERAAKLSVILTFPMIIFLLPCIFIIIAGPAVLGIIGVLKE; the protein is encoded by the coding sequence ATGTTGCTTTTTTCCATTTCTTACATAATTGTTGTTTTTATTTGTTTTTTTGATATTAGAAATATTATTTTTTTTAAAAAAAGAAAATTGTTGAGGTTGGAAGGGGTATATAAGAATGTAAATTATATAGAAAAAGAAAATATCAAAAATAAATCAATTGTATCTTCTTCATTGTATAAGTTATCTTTTTTATTATCAAAATTAAAAATATTTAATGTTTATGGAAATAGCGAAGAGAAAAAATATATAGACATATTTGGGATGGATTACAGTTATTTTTTATCTATAAAAATATGTAGTTCATTATTTTTTATTTTTGTGTCTATTTTATTTTCATTATTGTTTGGTTTTAGTTTTTTTTACTATATATTTATTTGTATTTTTTTCTGTTTTGTTGGATTCAAATTCCCTAATTTTGTTTTTAACCAAAAAAGAAAATTGCATCTTTCTCGAGTTGAAATGGGAATGGCTGATGCGCTGGATTTGTTTTTAGTGTGTGCAGAAGCTGGTCTGGCAATGGAATCTGCAATGGAATGTGTTGCGGTCGAGATGATTCTGTTAAATAAAGATGTCGCAGAAGAATTTAAAATAACTATTGATGAAATGAGAATTAATAGTGATAGAGTTAAAGTTATTGAGGATTTGGGAAAAAGAACTGGATTGATTGTTATGAAAAGACTGAGTGGTGCATTAATTCAAACGTTTGAAACGGGATCTTCCTTAGTTTCTGTATTGAGAGTTTTGGTTTCTGAAATAAGAGAGGATTCATTGATAAGATTTGAAGAAAGAGCAGCTAAGCTTTCTGTTATACTCACATTTCCAATGATAATTTTTTTATTGCCTTGTATATTTATAATAATAGCGGGTCCAGCGGTCCTTGGAATTATTGGTGTTCTTAAGGAATAA